In one window of Raphanus sativus cultivar WK10039 unplaced genomic scaffold, ASM80110v3 Scaffold0280, whole genome shotgun sequence DNA:
- the LOC130501768 gene encoding protein NOI4-like, translating into MNRTKVVPLPKFGEWDVNDPASAEGFTVIFNKARDEKKTGGKPGSPGKSTDGHAKSGGGGGGDPSKPQPKKWLCCMQSPAVDS; encoded by the exons ATGAACAGGACAAAGGTCGTCCCCTTGCCCAAGTTTGGTGAATGGGATGTGAACGATCCAGCATCAGCTGAAGGTTTCACAGTCATATTCAACAAAGCTAGGGATGAGAAGAAGACCGGTGGCAAACCCGGATCACCTGGTAAATCCACTGATGGTCATGCTAAgtccggaggaggaggaggaggtgatcCTAGTAAACCCCAGCCc AAAAAATGGCTCTGCTGCATGCAATCTCCAGCTGTGGACTCCTGA
- the LOC130501770 gene encoding uncharacterized protein LOC130501770 isoform X2, whose product MFSGRDNPTANTNMQNLFAQIFERERRIVEQVKQQVDLFDHHLASKCLLAGVSPPPWLWSPSSLPSETSELNKIISGLLFPQSRHSIICPPTGRFFQYQRPVSFLADSVGMTSVVDNTSEEHLFEEEEHQHHLSHNLVRRVSDHSHEQDAGTAFPRDAHEEEPLPESVSIDCRENQSCPSRGHSQNQRVENGTSPGRSQGKMVLKSVSSTGCEREPSTLGYCQDETEPNTCVDPGLPVPLDKIQRSKSRQKDFERRSSAKASRSRSNRRNELKPSPGGDIGLGIASLRSDSVREINLFKHDENDEGCPDEEEDSNSQGKGGDQCIKFILSTESSTPHQKMVPLQIATSGDTSASIVPKSLLESGHVSEMNVLQTIETIDEVPVKVDDTQRRSCNETAYLDGGTRSKSSSHERSKREHQKSSNFVSGSIPSRNSDPSHRADDRVELPQVIPLTNEDPMVTDAGTRIFKSEIKTRSSSNARTNESEAEHSGSVKSSSVDLEPRHSISLLQGGDAEKSLIPSITDVEGLLVENIASNDQAKEKGEGVKESLIPSTIGVADSISRGKRFETEHSGSVESSSVVVEPRDSISLVQACEVNESLIPSTARVERLVVEDITSDDQPKEKGACVKEPLIPSTIDVEGLVLEHFTEDDQLKGKGGCVESNRCSSAGRVSLTGLSTDETTLVSATENNIPKTELLGIVGSSYSLIQSDDRSVLLKPVTVTGEALSVEEDNTGESTEVSSISRSRSLSQTDITVVEQVVVESILQESGAPEGLIDHSQKRDISCMSKEVQSQGSLTKEGSNQCHVILSKPRSSAIEEESANEYKALSVGSDRKLADEQLEVRAGNSSPRTLDLPAPVKPESPSSDDNGERSFSDIPMNSREKSTMEKAPASAARVSDVPSLTDSEVNFLAVNAINDIEDNNGLKKEMVSEMESPASHTGSRVGGNEHPESNTFAGQLDASKKRPQFETSADEGVSPDDKNTAFAETGESHCQEGSIQKIICSSSQLQNKRRRTLEKLTSREPSSSPGGHILDSDSVREAVHRCEEAACHDLNHYDVELQKIIGSTPTDHYEVELQKMIGSASSSELRFEEGYLFKEAGLMSPTSLSFRPEQLSAERSQIAPNHGFKTENMDFLPFVGETSHLFASGVRSSDYSPCSSPFGLTGADDGSPPVLEGFIVQTDDESQRDSKNQITHDSFQLPKTTAESATIIETIRKSACSTTPSLHLAKTFKFKGKLDLDQSVSTELLDGMFFSQNLEDSSVLDKLGINHDYTGNLYTDYAGSTADARYPRMSPNGKLWYRSLQKSASSEKQGSLTPDLPCISEENENVDEEPENLCANSPKSMRSEKRGSLIPDLPCIDEEKEKEDEIPEPVKEVSDSKSGSVSAESEPLADTDADEDPRKLLPSVSNAKVPVDRQSLDSVNTAFSFSATCNNSVKSKAERKKGGSRRFTGKGKENQGGAGAGRNLRPPSSRFSKTKLSCNSNLTSLGPRLPDKEPRHNNIVSNITSFVPLVQQQKAAAAIITGKRDVKVKALEAAEASRRMAEQKENERKMKKEAMKLERARLEQENLRKQEMEKKKKEEEQKKKEAEMAWKQEMEKKKKEEERKRKEFEMADKKRQREEDKKLKEAKRQRVAEMQRQQKEATEKLQAEKELKRKATMDAKIKALKELKEEQGNARIRAVRSKSNSSDDINASRSSREDDLKVISNIGKMSEESYDISPYKCSDDEDEEEDDNDDLSNHKFVPSWASKSNILISVNSQQNRDPDITFPAKSSRSITQVLLPRKFRTK is encoded by the exons AGTTGAATAAGATCATCTCGGGGCTCTTATTTCCTCAATCCAGACATTCCATCATTTGTCCTCCTACCGGCCGTTTCTTTCAGTATCAGCGGCCCGTCAGTTTTCTAGCTGACAGTGTAGGCATGACATCTGTGGTAGATAACACTTCGGAAGAGCACttgtttgaagaagaagaacatcaACACCACCTCTCGCACAACTTAGTCCGACGCGTTTCAGATCACTCTCACGAACAGGATGCTGGTACTGCATTTCCTAGAGATGCCCATGAGGAGGAACCGTTGCCAGAAAGTGTCTCAATTGATTGCAGAGAGAATCAAAGTTGTCCGTCGCGTGGACACAGTCAGAATCAGAGAGTTGAAAATGGTACATCTCCTGGACGTAGCCAAGGGAAGATGGTTCTTAAAAGTGTCTCGAGTACTGGTTGTGAGCGGGAACCATCGACTCTCGGATATTGTCAAGATGAAACCGAACCAAACACTTGCGTTGACCCTGGACTACCAGTACCGCTTGATAAGATTCAGAGATCGAAGTCACGTCAGAAAGATTTTGAGCGTCGAAGTAGTGCCAAAGCTTCCAGAAGCCGTTCAAACCGTAGAAATGAGCTCAAACCTTCTCCAGGTGGAGATATAGGCCTTGGGATTGCTTCTTTAAGGTCCGACAGTGTTAgggaaataaatttatttaagcATGATGAGAATGATGAAGGTTGTCCCGACGAAGAAGAGGACAGCAATTCTCAAGGTAAAGGAGGGGATCAGTGTATTAAGTTTATCTTATCTACAGAGTCTTCAACCCCACACCAGAAAATGGTTCCTTTGCAAATAGCTACCAGTGGAGATACTTCTGCTTCTATTGTACCAAAATCTCTACTCGAGTCTGGTCATGTGAGTGAAATGAATGTATTACAGACCATTGAGACAATTGATGAGGTGCCTGTTAAAGTGGATGATACCCAACGCAGAAGTTGCAATGAAACAGCTTATCTCGATGGAGGTACAAGATCTAAAAGCTCAAGCCATGAAAGATCCAAGAGGGAACATCAAAAGTCTAGCAACTTTGTTTCGGGTAGCATTCCGTCAAGAAATTCAGATCCTTCTCACCGGGCAGATGATAGAGTAGAATTACCCCAGGTAATACCTCTCACTAATGAAGATCCTATGGTGACAGATGCTGGAACGAGAATCTTTAAGTCTGAAATCAAAACAAGATCCAGCAGCAATGCACGGACAAATGAATCAGAGGCTGAGCATTCAGGCTCTGTTAAGTCTTCTTCAGTTGACCTGGAGCCAAGACATTCAATTTCATTACTGCAAGGTGGTGATGCAGAGAAGTCACTGATTCCCTCGATCACTGATGTTGAAGGTTTGTTGGTTGAAAATATTGCCAGCAACGATCAAGCAAAAGAAAAGGGTGAAGGTGTAAAAGAGTCACTGATTCCCTCTACAATCGGTGTTGCAGATAGTATATCTCGAGGAAAGAGATTCGAGACCGAGCATTCAGGCTCTGTCGAGTCCTCTTCAGTTGTCGTGGAACCAAGAGATTCAATTTCATTAGTGCAAGCCTGCGAAGTAAATGAATCGCTGATTCCCTCTACTGCTCGTGTTGAAAGATTAGTAGTTGAAGATATTACTAGCGACGATCAACCAAAAGAAAAGGGTGCATGTGTAAAGGAGCCACTGATTCCGTCGACTATTGATGTTGAAGGTTTAGTACTTGAACATTTCACCGAGGACGATCAATTAAAAGGAAAGGGTGGATGTGTTGAAAGTAACAGATGTTCAAGTGCTGGAAGAGTCAGCCTAACGGGTCTATCCACAGATGAGACGACACTTGTGAGTGCAACTGAAAACAATATACCCAAGACCGAGCTTTTGGGCATTGTTGGGTCCTCTTACTCATTAATCCAATCAGACGATAGAAGTGTATTGTTGAAACCCGTAACTGTTACTGGTGAAGCTTTATCAGTGGAGGAAGATAACACCGGTGAATCAACGGAAGTTAGCAGTATCTCAAGGTCTAGAAGTTTAAGCCAAACTGACATCACGGTAGTTGAGCAAGTGGTGGTTGAATCTATTCTTCAGGAAAGCGGTGCTCCAGAAGGCTTGATTGACCATTCTCAAAAACGGGATATTAGTTGTATGTCCAAGGAAGTACAGTCACAGGGTTCATTGACCAAAGAGGGGAGTAACCAATGCCATGTAATATTAAGTAAGCCAAGAAGCTCGGCCATTGAAGAGGAATCAGCAAATGAATACAAGGCTCTATCTGTTGGATCTGATCGTAAATTGGCTGACGAACAGCTTGAAGTTAGAGCAGGAAACTCATCACCGAGAACCCTTGATCTCCCTGCTCCTGTGAAGCCTGAATCACCCTCCTCTGATGATAATGGAGAACGCAGCTTTAGTGACATTCCAATGAATAGTCGAGAAAAATCTACAATGGAGAAGGCCCCAGCATCTGCCGCAAGGGTGTCAGATGTTCCATCTCTCACTGATTCTGAAGTTAATTTCTTGGCAGTCAATGCCATAAATGACATTGAAGATAATAATGGTTTGAAGAAAGAAATGGTATCAGAAATGGAATCGCCTGCAAGCCATACTGGCTCGAGAGTCGGAGGAAATGAACATCCAGAGTCAAATACATTCGCTGGTCAGCTAGATGCATCGAAAAAGAGACCTCAATTTGAAACATCCGCTGACGAAGGTGTTTCCCCAGATGATAAGAATACAGCATTTGCAGAAACAGGTGAATCTCATTGTCAGGAGGGCTCTATACAGAAAATTATTTGCTCTAGTTCCCAGCTGCAGAATAAGCGGAGAAGAACCCTTGAGAAACTAACTAGTAGAGAGCCTTCGTCAAGCCCAGGG GGACACATTCTGGACTCAGATTCTGTTAGGGAAGCAGTACATCGTTGTGAGGAAGCCGCATGTCACGACCTCAATCACTATGATGTCGAATTACAGAAGATAATTGGATCTACACCTACAGATCACTATGAAGTTGAGTTACAAAAGATGATTGGATCTGCATCGTCATCTGAACTACGTTTTGAAGAG GGTTACTTATTCAAGGAAGCTGGATTGATGAGTCCTACCTCGCTTTCGTTCAGACCAGAACAGCTAAGTGCAGAGAGGAGTCAAATTGCTCCAAATCATGgatttaaaacagaaaatatggACTTTTTGCCATTTGTTGGAGAAACCTCTCACCTATTCGCTAGTGGCGTCCGCAGTTCAGATTATTCTCCTTGTTCATCTCCCTTTGGTTTGACAGGCGCAGACGATGGCAGCCCCCCTGTTTTGGAGGGCTTTATTGTCCAAACCGATGATGAAAGTCAAAGAGATTCCAAAAACCAGATAACACATGACAGCTTCCAACTTCCAAAAACTACAGCAGAAAGTGCAACCATCATAGAGACAATTCGCAAGTCTGCTTGCAGTACCACTCCATCATTACATCTGGCTAAAACATTTAAGTTCAAGGGAAAACTGGACTTGGATCAGTCCGTTTCAACTGAGCTGCTTGATGGCATGTTTTTCAGTCAGAATCTGGAGGATAGCTCTGTCTTGGATAAGTTGGGTATTAACCATGACTATACAGGAAATTTGTACACTGACTATGCTGGCTCAACTGCTGATGCTAGGTATCCTCGTATGTCTCCAAATGGGAAGTTGTGGTATAGAAGTTTGCAAAAGTCTGCTAGTTCAGAGAAGCAGGGCAGTCTGACACCAGACCTACCTTGCATTAGCGAAGAGAATGAGAACGTGGATGAGGAGCCTGAAAACTTATGCGCCAACTCTCCAAAGTCTATGAGGTCAGAGAAGCGAGGAAGTTTAATTCCGGACCTTCCTTGCATAGATGAAGAGaaggaaaaagaagatgagatacCAGAACCTGTTAAGGAGGTATCTGATTCCAAAAGTGGGAGTGTCTCTGCCGAAAGTGAACCTCTTGCTGATACTGATGCTGATGAAGACCCTAGGAAACTTCTTCCATCTGTCTCTAACGCTAAGGTCCCTGTTGATAGACAGAGCCTAGATTCTGTCAATACCGCGTTTAGCTTTTCTGCTACGTGCAACAACAGTGTCAAAAGTAAAGCAGAAAGGAAGAAGGGTGGTAGCCGAAGATTCACTGGTAAAGGTAAAGAGAATCAAGGTGGAGCAGGCGCTGGAAGAAATCTTAGACCGCCTAGTAGCAGGTTCAGCAAGACTAAGTTGTCTTGTAACTCGAATTTGACATCTCTAGGGCCGCGATTACCAGATAAAGAACCTAGGCACAACAACATCGTTTCAAACATCACTTCGTTCGTTCCACTTGTTCAGCAACAAAAAGCGGCAGCTGCAATAATTACAG GCAAGAGGGATGTCAAGGTAAAGGCCCTAGAAGCAGCTGAGGCTTCAAGAAGGATGgctgaacaaaaagaaaatgaacgTAAGATGAAGAAAGAAGCTATGAAGCTTGAGCGGGCAAGGCTGGAACAAGAAAATCTGAGAAAGcaggagatggagaagaaaaagaaagaagaagagcaaaagaaaaaggaagcgGAGATGGCTTGGAAGCAGGagatggaaaagaaaaagaaagaagaagagcgGAAGAGAAAAGAATTTGAAATGGCGGATAAGAAGAGGCAGAGGGAAGAAGACAAGAAGTTGAAGGAAGCTAAAAGACAGCGAGTTGCAGAAATGCAGAGACAACAAAAAGAGGCTACTGAGAAACTACAAGCTGAAAAAGAACTGAAAAGAAAGGCTACTATG GATGCGAAGATAAAAGCACTGAAGGAACTGAAAGAAGAGCAAGGTAATGCTAGGATCCGTGCAGTAAGATCAAAGAGTAATTCCAGCGACGATATCAATGCATCAAGATCCTCGAGAGAGGATGATCTCAAG GTGATAAGCAACATAGGGAAAATGTCTGAAGAGTCATACGACATATCTCCATACAAATGCTCAGACgacgaagatgaagaggaagacgacAATGACGACCTGTCAAACCACAAATTCGTTCCTTCTTGGGCCAG CAAGAGCAATATACTTATCAGTGTCAATTCCCAACAAAACCGTGATCCCGATATTACTTTCCCTGCAAAAAGTTCCCGCAGTATAACCCAAG TTCTTTTGCCGAGAAAGTTCCGAACCAAGTAG
- the LOC130501770 gene encoding uncharacterized protein LOC130501770 isoform X1, which translates to MFSGRDNPTANTNMQNLFAQIFERERRIVEQVKQQVDLFDHHLASKCLLAGVSPPPWLWSPSSLPSETSELNKIISGLLFPQSRHSIICPPTGRFFQYQRPVSFLADSVGMTSVVDNTSEEHLFEEEEHQHHLSHNLVRRVSDHSHEQDAGTAFPRDAHEEEPLPESVSIDCRENQSCPSRGHSQNQRVENGTSPGRSQGKMVLKSVSSTGCEREPSTLGYCQDETEPNTCVDPGLPVPLDKIQRSKSRQKDFERRSSAKASRSRSNRRNELKPSPGGDIGLGIASLRSDSVREINLFKHDENDEGCPDEEEDSNSQGKGGDQCIKFILSTESSTPHQKMVPLQIATSGDTSASIVPKSLLESGHVSEMNVLQTIETIDEVPVKVDDTQRRSCNETAYLDGGTRSKSSSHERSKREHQKSSNFVSGSIPSRNSDPSHRADDRVELPQVIPLTNEDPMVTDAGTRIFKSEIKTRSSSNARTNESEAEHSGSVKSSSVDLEPRHSISLLQGGDAEKSLIPSITDVEGLLVENIASNDQAKEKGEGVKESLIPSTIGVADSISRGKRFETEHSGSVESSSVVVEPRDSISLVQACEVNESLIPSTARVERLVVEDITSDDQPKEKGACVKEPLIPSTIDVEGLVLEHFTEDDQLKGKGGCVESNRCSSAGRVSLTGLSTDETTLVSATENNIPKTELLGIVGSSYSLIQSDDRSVLLKPVTVTGEALSVEEDNTGESTEVSSISRSRSLSQTDITVVEQVVVESILQESGAPEGLIDHSQKRDISCMSKEVQSQGSLTKEGSNQCHVILSKPRSSAIEEESANEYKALSVGSDRKLADEQLEVRAGNSSPRTLDLPAPVKPESPSSDDNGERSFSDIPMNSREKSTMEKAPASAARVSDVPSLTDSEVNFLAVNAINDIEDNNGLKKEMVSEMESPASHTGSRVGGNEHPESNTFAGQLDASKKRPQFETSADEGVSPDDKNTAFAETGESHCQEGSIQKIICSSSQLQNKRRRTLEKLTSREPSSSPGGHILDSDSVREAVHRCEEAACHDLNHYDVELQKIIGSTPTDHYEVELQKMIGSASSSELRFEEGYLFKEAGLMSPTSLSFRPEQLSAERSQIAPNHGFKTENMDFLPFVGETSHLFASGVRSSDYSPCSSPFGLTGADDGSPPVLEGFIVQTDDESQRDSKNQITHDSFQLPKTTAESATIIETIRKSACSTTPSLHLAKTFKFKGKLDLDQSVSTELLDGMFFSQNLEDSSVLDKLGINHDYTGNLYTDYAGSTADARYPRMSPNGKLWYRSLQKSASSEKQGSLTPDLPCISEENENVDEEPENLCANSPKSMRSEKRGSLIPDLPCIDEEKEKEDEIPEPVKEVSDSKSGSVSAESEPLADTDADEDPRKLLPSVSNAKVPVDRQSLDSVNTAFSFSATCNNSVKSKAERKKGGSRRFTGKGKENQGGAGAGRNLRPPSSRFSKTKLSCNSNLTSLGPRLPDKEPRHNNIVSNITSFVPLVQQQKAAAAIITGKRDVKVKALEAAEASRRMAEQKENERKMKKEAMKLERARLEQENLRKQEMEKKKKEEEQKKKEAEMAWKQEMEKKKKEEERKRKEFEMADKKRQREEDKKLKEAKRQRVAEMQRQQKEATEKLQAEKELKRKATMIKALKELKEEQGNARIRAVRSKSNSSDDINASRSSREDDLKVISNIGKMSEESYDISPYKCSDDEDEEEDDNDDLSNHKFVPSWASKSNILISVNSQQNRDPDITFPAKSSRSITQVLLPRKFRTK; encoded by the exons AGTTGAATAAGATCATCTCGGGGCTCTTATTTCCTCAATCCAGACATTCCATCATTTGTCCTCCTACCGGCCGTTTCTTTCAGTATCAGCGGCCCGTCAGTTTTCTAGCTGACAGTGTAGGCATGACATCTGTGGTAGATAACACTTCGGAAGAGCACttgtttgaagaagaagaacatcaACACCACCTCTCGCACAACTTAGTCCGACGCGTTTCAGATCACTCTCACGAACAGGATGCTGGTACTGCATTTCCTAGAGATGCCCATGAGGAGGAACCGTTGCCAGAAAGTGTCTCAATTGATTGCAGAGAGAATCAAAGTTGTCCGTCGCGTGGACACAGTCAGAATCAGAGAGTTGAAAATGGTACATCTCCTGGACGTAGCCAAGGGAAGATGGTTCTTAAAAGTGTCTCGAGTACTGGTTGTGAGCGGGAACCATCGACTCTCGGATATTGTCAAGATGAAACCGAACCAAACACTTGCGTTGACCCTGGACTACCAGTACCGCTTGATAAGATTCAGAGATCGAAGTCACGTCAGAAAGATTTTGAGCGTCGAAGTAGTGCCAAAGCTTCCAGAAGCCGTTCAAACCGTAGAAATGAGCTCAAACCTTCTCCAGGTGGAGATATAGGCCTTGGGATTGCTTCTTTAAGGTCCGACAGTGTTAgggaaataaatttatttaagcATGATGAGAATGATGAAGGTTGTCCCGACGAAGAAGAGGACAGCAATTCTCAAGGTAAAGGAGGGGATCAGTGTATTAAGTTTATCTTATCTACAGAGTCTTCAACCCCACACCAGAAAATGGTTCCTTTGCAAATAGCTACCAGTGGAGATACTTCTGCTTCTATTGTACCAAAATCTCTACTCGAGTCTGGTCATGTGAGTGAAATGAATGTATTACAGACCATTGAGACAATTGATGAGGTGCCTGTTAAAGTGGATGATACCCAACGCAGAAGTTGCAATGAAACAGCTTATCTCGATGGAGGTACAAGATCTAAAAGCTCAAGCCATGAAAGATCCAAGAGGGAACATCAAAAGTCTAGCAACTTTGTTTCGGGTAGCATTCCGTCAAGAAATTCAGATCCTTCTCACCGGGCAGATGATAGAGTAGAATTACCCCAGGTAATACCTCTCACTAATGAAGATCCTATGGTGACAGATGCTGGAACGAGAATCTTTAAGTCTGAAATCAAAACAAGATCCAGCAGCAATGCACGGACAAATGAATCAGAGGCTGAGCATTCAGGCTCTGTTAAGTCTTCTTCAGTTGACCTGGAGCCAAGACATTCAATTTCATTACTGCAAGGTGGTGATGCAGAGAAGTCACTGATTCCCTCGATCACTGATGTTGAAGGTTTGTTGGTTGAAAATATTGCCAGCAACGATCAAGCAAAAGAAAAGGGTGAAGGTGTAAAAGAGTCACTGATTCCCTCTACAATCGGTGTTGCAGATAGTATATCTCGAGGAAAGAGATTCGAGACCGAGCATTCAGGCTCTGTCGAGTCCTCTTCAGTTGTCGTGGAACCAAGAGATTCAATTTCATTAGTGCAAGCCTGCGAAGTAAATGAATCGCTGATTCCCTCTACTGCTCGTGTTGAAAGATTAGTAGTTGAAGATATTACTAGCGACGATCAACCAAAAGAAAAGGGTGCATGTGTAAAGGAGCCACTGATTCCGTCGACTATTGATGTTGAAGGTTTAGTACTTGAACATTTCACCGAGGACGATCAATTAAAAGGAAAGGGTGGATGTGTTGAAAGTAACAGATGTTCAAGTGCTGGAAGAGTCAGCCTAACGGGTCTATCCACAGATGAGACGACACTTGTGAGTGCAACTGAAAACAATATACCCAAGACCGAGCTTTTGGGCATTGTTGGGTCCTCTTACTCATTAATCCAATCAGACGATAGAAGTGTATTGTTGAAACCCGTAACTGTTACTGGTGAAGCTTTATCAGTGGAGGAAGATAACACCGGTGAATCAACGGAAGTTAGCAGTATCTCAAGGTCTAGAAGTTTAAGCCAAACTGACATCACGGTAGTTGAGCAAGTGGTGGTTGAATCTATTCTTCAGGAAAGCGGTGCTCCAGAAGGCTTGATTGACCATTCTCAAAAACGGGATATTAGTTGTATGTCCAAGGAAGTACAGTCACAGGGTTCATTGACCAAAGAGGGGAGTAACCAATGCCATGTAATATTAAGTAAGCCAAGAAGCTCGGCCATTGAAGAGGAATCAGCAAATGAATACAAGGCTCTATCTGTTGGATCTGATCGTAAATTGGCTGACGAACAGCTTGAAGTTAGAGCAGGAAACTCATCACCGAGAACCCTTGATCTCCCTGCTCCTGTGAAGCCTGAATCACCCTCCTCTGATGATAATGGAGAACGCAGCTTTAGTGACATTCCAATGAATAGTCGAGAAAAATCTACAATGGAGAAGGCCCCAGCATCTGCCGCAAGGGTGTCAGATGTTCCATCTCTCACTGATTCTGAAGTTAATTTCTTGGCAGTCAATGCCATAAATGACATTGAAGATAATAATGGTTTGAAGAAAGAAATGGTATCAGAAATGGAATCGCCTGCAAGCCATACTGGCTCGAGAGTCGGAGGAAATGAACATCCAGAGTCAAATACATTCGCTGGTCAGCTAGATGCATCGAAAAAGAGACCTCAATTTGAAACATCCGCTGACGAAGGTGTTTCCCCAGATGATAAGAATACAGCATTTGCAGAAACAGGTGAATCTCATTGTCAGGAGGGCTCTATACAGAAAATTATTTGCTCTAGTTCCCAGCTGCAGAATAAGCGGAGAAGAACCCTTGAGAAACTAACTAGTAGAGAGCCTTCGTCAAGCCCAGGG GGACACATTCTGGACTCAGATTCTGTTAGGGAAGCAGTACATCGTTGTGAGGAAGCCGCATGTCACGACCTCAATCACTATGATGTCGAATTACAGAAGATAATTGGATCTACACCTACAGATCACTATGAAGTTGAGTTACAAAAGATGATTGGATCTGCATCGTCATCTGAACTACGTTTTGAAGAG GGTTACTTATTCAAGGAAGCTGGATTGATGAGTCCTACCTCGCTTTCGTTCAGACCAGAACAGCTAAGTGCAGAGAGGAGTCAAATTGCTCCAAATCATGgatttaaaacagaaaatatggACTTTTTGCCATTTGTTGGAGAAACCTCTCACCTATTCGCTAGTGGCGTCCGCAGTTCAGATTATTCTCCTTGTTCATCTCCCTTTGGTTTGACAGGCGCAGACGATGGCAGCCCCCCTGTTTTGGAGGGCTTTATTGTCCAAACCGATGATGAAAGTCAAAGAGATTCCAAAAACCAGATAACACATGACAGCTTCCAACTTCCAAAAACTACAGCAGAAAGTGCAACCATCATAGAGACAATTCGCAAGTCTGCTTGCAGTACCACTCCATCATTACATCTGGCTAAAACATTTAAGTTCAAGGGAAAACTGGACTTGGATCAGTCCGTTTCAACTGAGCTGCTTGATGGCATGTTTTTCAGTCAGAATCTGGAGGATAGCTCTGTCTTGGATAAGTTGGGTATTAACCATGACTATACAGGAAATTTGTACACTGACTATGCTGGCTCAACTGCTGATGCTAGGTATCCTCGTATGTCTCCAAATGGGAAGTTGTGGTATAGAAGTTTGCAAAAGTCTGCTAGTTCAGAGAAGCAGGGCAGTCTGACACCAGACCTACCTTGCATTAGCGAAGAGAATGAGAACGTGGATGAGGAGCCTGAAAACTTATGCGCCAACTCTCCAAAGTCTATGAGGTCAGAGAAGCGAGGAAGTTTAATTCCGGACCTTCCTTGCATAGATGAAGAGaaggaaaaagaagatgagatacCAGAACCTGTTAAGGAGGTATCTGATTCCAAAAGTGGGAGTGTCTCTGCCGAAAGTGAACCTCTTGCTGATACTGATGCTGATGAAGACCCTAGGAAACTTCTTCCATCTGTCTCTAACGCTAAGGTCCCTGTTGATAGACAGAGCCTAGATTCTGTCAATACCGCGTTTAGCTTTTCTGCTACGTGCAACAACAGTGTCAAAAGTAAAGCAGAAAGGAAGAAGGGTGGTAGCCGAAGATTCACTGGTAAAGGTAAAGAGAATCAAGGTGGAGCAGGCGCTGGAAGAAATCTTAGACCGCCTAGTAGCAGGTTCAGCAAGACTAAGTTGTCTTGTAACTCGAATTTGACATCTCTAGGGCCGCGATTACCAGATAAAGAACCTAGGCACAACAACATCGTTTCAAACATCACTTCGTTCGTTCCACTTGTTCAGCAACAAAAAGCGGCAGCTGCAATAATTACAG GCAAGAGGGATGTCAAGGTAAAGGCCCTAGAAGCAGCTGAGGCTTCAAGAAGGATGgctgaacaaaaagaaaatgaacgTAAGATGAAGAAAGAAGCTATGAAGCTTGAGCGGGCAAGGCTGGAACAAGAAAATCTGAGAAAGcaggagatggagaagaaaaagaaagaagaagagcaaaagaaaaaggaagcgGAGATGGCTTGGAAGCAGGagatggaaaagaaaaagaaagaagaagagcgGAAGAGAAAAGAATTTGAAATGGCGGATAAGAAGAGGCAGAGGGAAGAAGACAAGAAGTTGAAGGAAGCTAAAAGACAGCGAGTTGCAGAAATGCAGAGACAACAAAAAGAGGCTACTGAGAAACTACAAGCTGAAAAAGAACTGAAAAGAAAGGCTACTATG ATAAAAGCACTGAAGGAACTGAAAGAAGAGCAAGGTAATGCTAGGATCCGTGCAGTAAGATCAAAGAGTAATTCCAGCGACGATATCAATGCATCAAGATCCTCGAGAGAGGATGATCTCAAG GTGATAAGCAACATAGGGAAAATGTCTGAAGAGTCATACGACATATCTCCATACAAATGCTCAGACgacgaagatgaagaggaagacgacAATGACGACCTGTCAAACCACAAATTCGTTCCTTCTTGGGCCAG CAAGAGCAATATACTTATCAGTGTCAATTCCCAACAAAACCGTGATCCCGATATTACTTTCCCTGCAAAAAGTTCCCGCAGTATAACCCAAG TTCTTTTGCCGAGAAAGTTCCGAACCAAGTAG